The genomic region GGAGTGGAGCTTCGCCAGGGCCGCTTCCTTTTTGAAGGGTTCGCCCGCGACGAGGCGGGACGCCGCGTCGCGCCAGGCGAGGCGAGCCGTGTAGGCCTTCATCTCCATGTCCGCGATCTTGAACTGGATCGCCTGGTTCGCGCCGATCGGGCGGCCGAAGGCGTGGCGTTCCTTCGCGTACTTCAGTGATTCGTCCACGCAGCCCTGGGCCAGGCCCGTCGCGAGGGCCGCGATGGCGATCCGGCCCTCGTCCAGAATGCGGAGGAACTGCGCGTAGCCGCGGCCCTCGGAGCCGAGCAGGTTCGCTGCGGGGACGCGGACGTCCGCAAAGGACAGTTCGCGCGTGTCCGAGGCGTTCCAGCCGACCTTCGAGTAGGGGGCGGCGACCGTGAAGCCGGGGGTCCCCGACGGCACGATGATCGAGGAGATGAGGGGCTTGCCGTCCTCGGTGCGGTCGGTCACCGCCGTCACCGTGACCAGGCCCGTGATGTCCGTCCCCGAGTTGGTGATGAAGCACTTGGTGCCGTTGATCACCCATTCGTTGGTCGCCTCGTCCAGGCGGGCGGTCGTACGGGTCGCGCCCGCGTCCGAGCCGCCGTCCGGCTCGGTGAGACCGAAGGCGCCGAGGACCTCGCCGGAGCAGAGGCGGGGAAGCCACTCCGCCTTCTGCTCGTCGGTCCCGAAGAGGTGGATCGGCATGGCGCCGAGGGAGACGCCCGCCTCCAGGGTGATGGCCACCGACGAGTCAACCCGGGCCAGCTCCTCCAGCACGATGCCGAGGGCCATGTAGTCGCCGCCCATGCCCCCGTACTCCTCCGGGAACGGCAGCCCGAACAGACCCATGCGGCCCATCTCGCGGACGATCTCGTACGGGAACTCGTGGCGCTCGTAGAAGTCGCCGATCTTCGGGGCCACGACGTCGTGCGCGAAGTCGGCCACCGTGCGGCGGAGTTCGTCGAGTTCGGGGGAGAGGCGGTGGTCGAGAGCCATGGGGATCACTCCTGGTGGGAGAGGGCGCGGACGGTGCGGGACGGGCTGGGTCGGCCCAGTTGTTCGGCCATCCACACGCTTGTGGCGGTGAGTCGGTCGAGGTCGACTCCGGTGTCGATGCCGAGGCCCGTCAGCATCCACACGAGGTCTTCGGTGGCGAGGTTGCCGGTGGCGCTCTTCGCGTACGGACAGCCGCCGAGGCCGCCCGCGGACGCGTCCACGGTCGTGACGCCGTGCTGGAGCGCGGCCAGGGTGTTGGACAGGGCCTGGCCGTACGTGTCGTGGAAGTGCACGCCGAGGGAGGGCGTGGATACGCCTTCTTCGTTGAGCGCGGTGAGGAGTCGGCCCACATGCCCCGGGGTCGCCACGCCGATCGTGTCGCCCAGGCTCAGCTCGTCGCAGCCCATGTCGAGGAGCGCACGGCAGACTCGTACGACCTGGGGGACAGGTACCGGCCCCTCCCACGGATCGCCGAAGCACATCGACAGATAGCCGCGCACGTGGGCGTCCTGCGCCTTGGCCCGCCGGACCACCGGCTCGAACATCGCCAGTGCCTCGTCCACGGTCCGGTTGAGATTGGCCTTGGCGAAGGACTCCGTGGCACTGGCGAAGACCGCGATACGGGTCGCGCCGAGGGCCAGGGCCCGGTCCAGGCCCCGTTCGTTCGGTACGAGGACGGGGAGGGCCGTGCCGGAGAGGTCGCCCAGGTCGCGGACGAGGGGGAACAGCTGCTCCGCGTCGGCCAGTTGGGGCACCCACTTGGGGTGGACGAAGCTGGTCGCCTCGATGGTGGTGAGGCCCGCGTCGGCCAGCCGCCGTACGAACTCCGCCTTGGTCTCCGTCGGGACGGTGGCCTTCTCGTTCTGCAGTCCGTCGCGGGCGCCGACCTCGTGGATACGGACGCGGGCCGGGAGCCCCTCGGCCGGTACGGCCATGGGCAGGCCGAGTTCGGGAGTGGTCATGCCTTCTCCTCCTCCTGCGCTTCCAGCTCCTCCGGGGATTCCTCCCGTGGCGCGATCACGGCCAGGATCTGGTCCATGGCGACCGTCGTGCCCGGGGTGACGTCCAGCTCGGTGACGGTGCCGGCGTGCGGGGCGGAGATGACGTGCTCCATCTTCATCGCCTCCACCACCAACAGGCTCTGCCCGGCCGTCACTTCGTCCCCGACGGCCACCTTCACGACGGTCACCGTGCCGGGCATGGGGGCGGTGAGGGAGTCCGCGCCCGCGTGGGCGGCGCCGGTGAGGGAGGCGGCGACGGGGTCGTGATCGAGGACGTTCCACGCGTCGCCGTCGCGGCCGAGCCAGGTGGAGGTGTGGTGGAAGGTGTGGGTCCGGCCGGCGAGGTGGAGGGTGACGGTAGAGGGGTTTTCTTCCCCGATCCCACCCCTTCCCGAAGCTGGGGGCAGGCCCCCAGACCCCCGGAGGGGTTCGGCTGCGCCGTCGAGGAGGAACTCCGTGCCTTCCGCCGTGCTTCGCACCTGGACGGTCACGGGGTCGTGGCCCGGCACCCGCAAGTGGTGCACGGTCCAGGCATGCTCCCCGCCGAGCCGCCACCCACTGGGCACGGAGAACGGATCGATCCAGCCGCTCCCACTCAGCCCGTCCGGCGTTTGAGGACGAGGCCGTTCAGGCCGATTGGCGCTTCGGGAAGGGGCGGGGTTGGGGAAGAGCGCCGCCTGTCGCAGCAACCCACCCACCACGTACACCTCACCCGGCACCGAACCCGAAACCAGCCCCTCGACCTCCCGCTCCACCAGCCCCGTATCCAACTCCCCCGCCACAACCGCGGGATGGCCCAGCAACCTCCGGAGGAACCCCGCGTTCGTCTGCACCCCCAACGTCACCGTCCCCGCCAACGCCCCGCGAAGCCGCCGCAGCGCGGTCGCCCGGTCCGGCCCGTACGCGATCACCTTGGACAGCATCGGGTCGTACAACGACCCGACCTCCGTGCCCTCGGACAGCCCCGAGTCCGTACGGACCCCGTCCCCCTGGGGCTCGTACAACCGCAGGACCGTCCCGCCGGACGGCAGGAATCCCCGCGCCGGATCCTCCGCACAGATCCGGGCCTCGACGGCGTGCCCGGTGAGCGTGATGTCCTCCTGGGCGAAGCCGAGGCGCTCGCCCGCCGCCACCCGCAACTGCCACTCCACCAGGTCGATCCCGGTGATCATCTCGGTCACGGGATGCTCGACCTGGAGACGCGCGTTCATCTCCATGAAGTAGTACGAGGACACGGGGGGTTCGGGGGGTGTCCCCCCGATGGGCACAGTGACGCCCGGCACGATGAACTCGACCGTGCCCGCGCCCGAGTACCCGCAGGAGCGGGCCGCCTGGACGGCCGCCTCACCCATCGCGGCCCGGGTCTTCTCATCGAGGAACACGCTGGGCGCTTCCTCGATGATCTTCTGGTGCCGACGCTGGAGGGAGCACTCGCGCTCGCCGAGGTGCACGACGTTCCCGTGGCCGTCCGCCAGGACCTGGATCTCGATGTGCCGGGGCCGGTCGACCCACCGCTCGACGAGGAGCGTGTCGTCACCGAAGGAGGCCCGTGCCTCCCGGCGCGCGGCGGCGATCTCGTCCGCCAGCGCGGAGGCGTCCCGCACGAGCCGCATGCCCTTGCCGCCCCCGCCCGCCGACGGCTTCAGCAGTACGGGCATCCCGATCTCCCGGGCGGCAGCGGCCAGTTCGGCATCGGACAGCTCACTACCCGAAGACCCCGGCACCACCGGAACCCCCGCCGCCTTCACCGTCTCCTTGGCGCGGATCTTGTCGCCCATCAG from Streptomyces sp. NBC_00878 harbors:
- a CDS encoding acyl-CoA dehydrogenase family protein, which produces MALDHRLSPELDELRRTVADFAHDVVAPKIGDFYERHEFPYEIVREMGRMGLFGLPFPEEYGGMGGDYMALGIVLEELARVDSSVAITLEAGVSLGAMPIHLFGTDEQKAEWLPRLCSGEVLGAFGLTEPDGGSDAGATRTTARLDEATNEWVINGTKCFITNSGTDITGLVTVTAVTDRTEDGKPLISSIIVPSGTPGFTVAAPYSKVGWNASDTRELSFADVRVPAANLLGSEGRGYAQFLRILDEGRIAIAALATGLAQGCVDESLKYAKERHAFGRPIGANQAIQFKIADMEMKAYTARLAWRDAASRLVAGEPFKKEAALAKLHSSTIAVDNARDATQIHGGYGFMNEYPVARMWRDSKILEIGEGTSEVQRMLIARELGLVG
- a CDS encoding hydroxymethylglutaryl-CoA lyase, which encodes MTTPELGLPMAVPAEGLPARVRIHEVGARDGLQNEKATVPTETKAEFVRRLADAGLTTIEATSFVHPKWVPQLADAEQLFPLVRDLGDLSGTALPVLVPNERGLDRALALGATRIAVFASATESFAKANLNRTVDEALAMFEPVVRRAKAQDAHVRGYLSMCFGDPWEGPVPVPQVVRVCRALLDMGCDELSLGDTIGVATPGHVGRLLTALNEEGVSTPSLGVHFHDTYGQALSNTLAALQHGVTTVDASAGGLGGCPYAKSATGNLATEDLVWMLTGLGIDTGVDLDRLTATSVWMAEQLGRPSPSRTVRALSHQE
- a CDS encoding biotin carboxylase N-terminal domain-containing protein produces the protein MFDTVLVANRGEIAVRVIRTLRSLGVRSVAVFSDADADARHVREADTAVRIGPAPAAESYLSAERLLEAAARTGAQAVHPGYGFLAENAEFARACAAAGLVFIGPPADAISLMGDKIRAKETVKAAGVPVVPGSSGSELSDAELAAAAREIGMPVLLKPSAGGGGKGMRLVRDASALADEIAAARREARASFGDDTLLVERWVDRPRHIEIQVLADGHGNVVHLGERECSLQRRHQKIIEEAPSVFLDEKTRAAMGEAAVQAARSCGYSGAGTVEFIVPGVTVPIGGTPPEPPVSSYYFMEMNARLQVEHPVTEMITGIDLVEWQLRVAAGERLGFAQEDITLTGHAVEARICAEDPARGFLPSGGTVLRLYEPQGDGVRTDSGLSEGTEVGSLYDPMLSKVIAYGPDRATALRRLRGALAGTVTLGVQTNAGFLRRLLGHPAVVAGELDTGLVEREVEGLVSGSVPGEVYVVGGLLRQAALFPNPAPSRSANRPERPRPQTPDGLSGSGWIDPFSVPSGWRLGGEHAWTVHHLRVPGHDPVTVQVRSTAEGTEFLLDGAAEPLRGSGGLPPASGRGGIGEENPSTVTLHLAGRTHTFHHTSTWLGRDGDAWNVLDHDPVAASLTGAAHAGADSLTAPMPGTVTVVKVAVGDEVTAGQSLLVVEAMKMEHVISAPHAGTVTELDVTPGTTVAMDQILAVIAPREESPEELEAQEEEKA